In Xiphophorus hellerii strain 12219 chromosome 4, Xiphophorus_hellerii-4.1, whole genome shotgun sequence, a single genomic region encodes these proteins:
- the tmem208 gene encoding transmembrane protein 208: MAPKGKVGTKGKKQIYEENEATLKFYTRVILGANAIYAAVNFLVFYSSSTFWTWLLLLFALAVYVGSYRSMSAMAKPAFAEDGSLLDGGIDLNMEQGMAEHLKDVILLTAIVQVLSTLSAYFWYLWLLAPARALHLLWVNFLGPWFMAENPSAPEEVNEKKQRRQERRQVKRF; this comes from the exons ATGGCG CCCAAAGGTAAAGTTGGAACAAAAGGAAAGAAGCAGATCTATGAGGAGAACGAGGCGACGCTCAAGTTCTACACCAGAGTCATCCTGGGAGCCAAT GCAATATATGCCGCTGtgaattttttagttttctacAGTTCCTCCACCTTTTGGACCTGG ctgctgctgctgttcgcGCTCGCCGTGTACGTTGGGAGCTACCGCTCCATGTCGGCCATGGCCAAGCCTGCGTTTGCTGAGGACGGGAGTCTGCTGGATGGAGGAATAGACCTAAACATGGAGCAGGGAATGGCAGA gcACCTAAAAGATGTAATCTTGCTCACTGCCATCGTTCAAGTACTCAGCACCCTCTCTGCTTATTTCTGGTACCTTTGGCTGCTG GCCCCTGCTCGGGCTCTTCACCTGCTTTGGGTGAACTTTTTGGGCCCCTGGTTTATGGCGGAAAACCCCTCAGCACCAGAGGAGGTGAATGAGAAAAAGCAGAGAAGGCAAGAGCGCAGACAGGTGAAGCGGTTCTGA